In the genome of Tsukamurella paurometabola DSM 20162, the window GGATGGCGCCCGTTCGCCGTGCGCGCTGACTACAGCATGCAGCTGACGCAGCCCTCGACCTCAGTGCCCTCGAGCGCCATCTGCCGCAGGCGGATGTAGTACAGGGTCTTGATCCCCTTGCGCCATGCGTAGATCTGGGCACGGTTCACATCGCGGGTGGTGGCGGTGTCCTTGAAGAACAGCGTCAGCGACAGGCCCTGATCCACGTGCTGCGTGGCCGCGGCGTAGGTGTCGATGATCTTCTCGTACCCGATCTCGTAGGCATCCTGGTAGTACTCCAGGTTGTCGTTGTCCATGTAGGGCGCCGGGTAGTAGACGCGGCCGATCTTCCCCTCCTTGCGGATCTCGATCTTCGCCGCAACGGGGTGGATCGAGCTGGTGGAGTGGTTGATGTAGCTGATCGAACCGGTGGGCGGCACGGCCTGCAGGTTCTGGTTGTACAGACCGTACTGCTGCACATCGGCCTTGAGCGCGCGCCAGTCGTCCTGCGTGGGGATGCGGATCTCGGAGTCGGCGAACAACCCGATCACCTTGTCGGTGGCCGGCTTCCACTCCTGATCGATGTACTTGTCGAAGAACTCGCCCGACGCGTACTTGCTGTCCTCGAAGCCTCCGAAGGACTGACCGCGCTCCCGTGCGATGGCGTTCGAGGCGCGGATCGCGTGGAAGAGCACCGTGTAGAAGTAGATGTTCGTGAAGTCGACGCCCTCCTCCGAACCGTAGAAGACGCGCTCACGGGCGAGGTAGCCGTGCAGGTTCATCTGCCCCAGACCGATGGCATGGCTCAGGTTGTTGCCGTGCTCGATCGACGGCACCGACGTGATGGCGGTCTGGTCCGAGACCGCGGTGAGGCCGCGGATCGCGGTCTCGATGGTGGCGCCGAAGTCGGGGCTGTCCATGGTCTTCGCGATGTTCAGCGAGCCCAGGTTGCACGAGATGTCCTTGCCGATTTCGGCATAGGACAGGTCGTCGTTGTACGTGGACGGCGTGGACACCTGCAGGATCTCGCTGCACAGGTTGGAGTGAGTGATCTTGCCCGCGATCGGGTTCGCCCGGTTCACGGTGTCCTCGTACATGATGTACGGGTAGCCCGACTCGAACTGCAGCTCGGCGAGCGTCTGGAAGAACTCGCGGGCGTTGATCTTGGTCTTGCGGATCCGCGAGTCGTCGACCATCTCGTGGTACTTCTCCGTGACGTTGACGTCCGCGAAGGGAACCCCGTACACGCGCTCCACGTCGTACGGCGAGAACAGGTACATGTCGTCGTTGTTCTTGGCCAGCTCGAAGGTGATGTCGGGGATCACCACGCCGAGACTCAGCGTCTTGATGCGGATCTTCTCATCCGCGTTCTCGCGCTTGGTGTCGAGGAAGCGGTAGATATCGGGGTGGTGCGCGTGCAGGTACACCGCGCCCGCGCCCTGGCGGGCGCCCAACTGGTTGGCATAGCTGAAGGAGTCCTCCAGCAGCTTCATGATCGGGATGACGCCGGAGCTCTGGTTCTCGATCTTCTTGATCGGCGCGCCGTGCTCGCGGATGTTGCTGAGCAGCAGCGCCACTCCACCGCCGCGCTTGGACAGTTGCAGCGCCGAGTTGATGGAGCGGCCGATCGACTCCATGTTGTCCTCGATGCGCAGCAGGAAGCAGGAGACGGGCTCGCCACGCTGCTTCTTGCCCGAGTTCAGGAAGGTGGGGGTGGCCGGCTGGAAGCGGCCCGCGATGATCTCGTCGACCAGGCTTGTTGCCAGCTTCTCGTCGCCATCGGCGAGGGTGAGCGCCACCATGCACACACGATCCTCGAAGCGCTCCAGATACCGCTTACCGTCGAAGGTCTTCAGCGTGTAGCTGGTGTAGTACTTGAACGCGCCCAGGAAGGTGGGAAACCGGAACTTCTTGGCGTAGGCGGCATCGAAGAGGTTCTTGACGAAGGCGCGGCTGTACTTGTCCAGCACCTCGGGCTCGTAGTAGTTCTCCTCGACGAGGTAATCGAGCTTCTCGTCGAGGTTGTGAAAGAACACCGTGTTCTGGTTGACGTGCTGCAGGAAGTACTGCCGCGCCGCCTCTCGGTCCTTGTCGAACTGGATGTTGCCGTCCCGGTCGTACAGGTTCAGCATCGCGTTGAGCGCGTGGAAGTCGAGCTCGGAGTGGCCGCCCGGACCGGCGTGGACGCCGGACTGGCTGACGGAGGGTGCGAGGTCTTCTTGGGTTGCGGTCATGAGCGCGCGGTTTCCTTGCGGTCGGTGGTGCGGTGTTCGGGGGCGGCGAAGAAGTCAGTGAGCCCGCTGCGGACGCGATCCACGTCCTCTGCGGTTCCCATGAGCTCGAACCGGTAGAGGTAGGGGATCTTGCACTTGCGGGAGATGACGTCTCCCGCGTAGCAGAACTCTTCGCCGAAGTTGGTGTTGCCGGCCGCGATGACGGCCCGGATCAGCGAACGGTTGTGCGCATCGTTGAGGAACCGGATCACCTGCTTGGGGACGTATCCCCCGCCGGAGACCGCCGTGGCCTGCTTCCCACCGCCGTAGGTGGGGGTGATCAGGACGAAGGGTTCGTCGACGGTGATCGGCTCGCCCGCTCGGGCCACCGGGATGCGCTTGGCGCGCAGACCCAGCTTCTTCACGAATCGGTGCGTGTTCTCCGACACCGACGAGAAGTAGACGACGAGCGGGGCCGACATGGTCTAAGCCGTGGCCGTGGCGGCGACGAGTGCCTTGATCCGATCGGGGCGGAAGCCCGACCAGTGATCCTCGCCCGCGACGACGACCGGCGCCTGCAGGTAGCCGAGGGCCATCACGTAGTCCCGCGCCTCCGGCTCCTCCGTGATGTCCACCAGCCGGTACTCGAGGCCGGCCTTGTCCAGCGCCTTGTACGTGGCGTTGCACTGCACACACGCGGGCTTGGTGTAGACGGTGATCTCGACCTGGCTCATGGGACGGCTCCCCTTCATCGGATGTGAGTTCCCGGCGGCGCCTGGAACTCGATTATGGACCTGTGGACTGACAAGTTCTTCGTCGCCCGCATCCGCCGGTACGGCGTTTGCCTGCGTGAACTCGTTCCGCCCGCCGAGGCGTCTTCCGATGCCCGTGGAGCCGTCCGTTCGCCCGGTGAGGGCGCCCGCTCGCGCAGTGCTCAGAACACTACACCTAGTGGTCGTCACTAGGAAGCGACACAACCACTTGCGAACAACATTTGTGAAATTACCAGGTCGTAAGGCTGCCGGTCACTCCTTGTACATCGTGAATCCCCAGGACACGCCGCGTGCGCGCGACACGCCGGGCGGCGCTATCGCACCGGCTGCACGAGCCGCTCGACGAGGTCCCCGGCGCGTCGCACCGCCTCGTCGTGCTCGCGGGGCGACTTACCGTCCAGGCCCGAGATCGGGAACTCCTCGACGAGCCCCTCGGGAACTTCGCCACCGGCGATCGTCACGGCCCGCTCGGCGTCACCGAGCGTGGTGTCGAGCCGATGCCCCACTCCGGCCAGCGCGACGCGCTTGCCGGACAGCACGCTGTCGCCGTAGGGCCGCGAGCCCCAATCGATGACGTTCTTCAGCACGGCACTCAGCGTGCCGTTGTTCGGAGGCGCCAGCAGCAGCAGCGCGTCCGCCGCACGAATCCGCTCCCGGAGCGCCACCGCGGCGGCAGGCGCCTGCGCACCGTCGATGTCCTCGTTGTAGAAGGGCACCTCGGCGATGCCGTCGGCGATCTCGACCCGCACACCGTGCGGCGGGTTCTCGGCGATCACTTCGGCGAGCTCGCGATTGAGCGATGCATTCCGCAGCGATCCGACGATCGCGAGGACGGTGATATCGGACATGTTCTGAACTCCTCAGTTCGCAGGCCGGATCGTCGGCCCGGGCGGGCCGCTTCCACCTGAAGCTAACGGACTTCGGTCCGTATTTCTTCCCCGAGATCATGGTGAGTGGAAATCGCGCCCGGTACGCTCACTTTCGATGACCGGTCCACTGATCCCCCTCGCCCAGCCGCAGGCCGGCCCGCGGCGCGATGCCGCGCGCAATCGCGAACTGCTGATCGATGCCGCACAGCGTCTGTTCGCCGAGCACGGCGTGGATGCGGTGAGCATGGACGCGGTCGCGCAGGCGGCGGGGGTGGGCAAGGGCACCGTCTTCCGCCGCTTCGGTTCCCGCGCGGGCCTGCTCCAGGCCCTTCTGGACCACGACGAGATCGAACTGCAGCAGACCTTCATGTTCGGTCCGCCACCTCTGGGGCCCGGTGGAGATCCGACGGAGCGCCTCGTCGAATACGGCAAGGCCCGGATGCAGATGATCGCGCGCCACGGCGACCTGCTCCGCGGCGCCGAACAGGCCGCCCGCGATCCGTACGACGAGCCTCCGTGGCGGGTGTCCGCGATGACCGTGCGATCCATGCTGGTGGCAGCGGGCCGCACCGCGCAGGCCGATGTGTGGGCTGCTGCACTGATGTCCACGCTGAGTCCCGCCTGGGTGCTACACCAGCTCGCCTCCGGCGTCTCGCAGGAGACGCTGGACTCGGTGTGGTCAGAGCATGTACGACTATTGACCGCTCTCTGAGAGCTCCTCGGCCGGGACGGCCTGGCCGCGTTCGGAGATCTTCGCCAGGTAGGCGAAGCGGTCATTGGCGATCCGCATCGCGATCTCGTAGGGCGGCGCGAACTTCTGCTTCCAGAAGTAGCCGAATCGGGTGTCGAACGAGGTGTACACGAGGTACTTGTTCTTGAGCACGCCCGCGATGATGGCGCGGGCCGCCTTCTCCGGGGAGACCTTCGGGAAGGAGTCGATGCCCGCGTTCACCTTCGGATTGGTGCGGTCGACCCCGTTGATCTCGACGGTCTTGACCAACCCGGTCTGTACGGCACCGGGACACACGACACTGACGCCGATGTTGTAGCGCCGCAGGTCGTATCGCAGCACCTCGGAAACTCCCACCAGACCGAACTTGGCGGCGGAATACGCCGAATGCCAGGGCAGGGCGAGCAGGCCTGCGGCGGAGGCGACGTTGACAAGTTGTCCACCGCGGCCCGCTGCGATCATCGGCGGCACGAACGACTCGATCACGTGGATCGGCCCCATGAGGTTGATGTCGACGGTCTTGCGCCACTGCTCGTGGGTCAGATTCTGCACGGTGCCCCACACCGAGATCCCGGCGATGTTCATCACGATGTCGAGGGAGCCCACCGCGGCGTGCACCTCGTCCGCGAAGGCGACGACCGCGTCGTAATCGGAGACGTCGAACGCCCTGGACGCGATGACTTTGGCGCCCAGGGCGGTGACGTGGCGGGTGACGGCGTCGAGCTGCTCGGCGTTGATATCGGTCAACACGAGCTCGGCGCCGTGCGCCGCGAGAAGATTCGCGGTAGCGCGCCCGATCCCACTGGCAGCGCCGGTGACGAGGACCTTCTTCCCCTTCAGGTCCTTGATCGGCGGAGCCATGTGGACGAGCCGGACGATATCGCGAAGTGCCATATCGCCAGCTTGCCAGAACCGGCCGCGCTACCGCTTCCCGTCGGGGCGTGACGTCCCCGACGGAAGCAGAGGGGTACTAGCGCGGAAGCAGTGCTCCGGCGCCCAGGATCGACTTCAGGATGTCGGCCGCTGCTGCGGGCCCCTGGGCCGATTGCAGCGATGCGAGCGCCTGCGGGCTCGACATCAGCGTGCTCACCAGTTGCGAGCCCTGCGGGCTGGACAGGAACTCGACGGCCTTCGGCCCCATCTCGAACAGCGTGTTGATTCCGAGGGGCTGACTCTGGCCGGGGATGGTGATCTGCGG includes:
- the nrdE gene encoding class 1b ribonucleoside-diphosphate reductase subunit alpha, which translates into the protein MTATQEDLAPSVSQSGVHAGPGGHSELDFHALNAMLNLYDRDGNIQFDKDREAARQYFLQHVNQNTVFFHNLDEKLDYLVEENYYEPEVLDKYSRAFVKNLFDAAYAKKFRFPTFLGAFKYYTSYTLKTFDGKRYLERFEDRVCMVALTLADGDEKLATSLVDEIIAGRFQPATPTFLNSGKKQRGEPVSCFLLRIEDNMESIGRSINSALQLSKRGGGVALLLSNIREHGAPIKKIENQSSGVIPIMKLLEDSFSYANQLGARQGAGAVYLHAHHPDIYRFLDTKRENADEKIRIKTLSLGVVIPDITFELAKNNDDMYLFSPYDVERVYGVPFADVNVTEKYHEMVDDSRIRKTKINAREFFQTLAELQFESGYPYIMYEDTVNRANPIAGKITHSNLCSEILQVSTPSTYNDDLSYAEIGKDISCNLGSLNIAKTMDSPDFGATIETAIRGLTAVSDQTAITSVPSIEHGNNLSHAIGLGQMNLHGYLARERVFYGSEEGVDFTNIYFYTVLFHAIRASNAIARERGQSFGGFEDSKYASGEFFDKYIDQEWKPATDKVIGLFADSEIRIPTQDDWRALKADVQQYGLYNQNLQAVPPTGSISYINHSTSSIHPVAAKIEIRKEGKIGRVYYPAPYMDNDNLEYYQDAYEIGYEKIIDTYAAATQHVDQGLSLTLFFKDTATTRDVNRAQIYAWRKGIKTLYYIRLRQMALEGTEVEGCVSCML
- the nrdI gene encoding class Ib ribonucleoside-diphosphate reductase assembly flavoprotein NrdI; translation: MSAPLVVYFSSVSENTHRFVKKLGLRAKRIPVARAGEPITVDEPFVLITPTYGGGKQATAVSGGGYVPKQVIRFLNDAHNRSLIRAVIAAGNTNFGEEFCYAGDVISRKCKIPYLYRFELMGTAEDVDRVRSGLTDFFAAPEHRTTDRKETARS
- a CDS encoding redoxin NrdH — its product is MSQVEITVYTKPACVQCNATYKALDKAGLEYRLVDITEEPEARDYVMALGYLQAPVVVAGEDHWSGFRPDRIKALVAATATA
- a CDS encoding NADPH-dependent FMN reductase; this encodes MSDITVLAIVGSLRNASLNRELAEVIAENPPHGVRVEIADGIAEVPFYNEDIDGAQAPAAAVALRERIRAADALLLLAPPNNGTLSAVLKNVIDWGSRPYGDSVLSGKRVALAGVGHRLDTTLGDAERAVTIAGGEVPEGLVEEFPISGLDGKSPREHDEAVRRAGDLVERLVQPVR
- a CDS encoding TetR/AcrR family transcriptional regulator, whose protein sequence is MTGPLIPLAQPQAGPRRDAARNRELLIDAAQRLFAEHGVDAVSMDAVAQAAGVGKGTVFRRFGSRAGLLQALLDHDEIELQQTFMFGPPPLGPGGDPTERLVEYGKARMQMIARHGDLLRGAEQAARDPYDEPPWRVSAMTVRSMLVAAGRTAQADVWAAALMSTLSPAWVLHQLASGVSQETLDSVWSEHVRLLTAL
- a CDS encoding SDR family oxidoreductase — encoded protein: MALRDIVRLVHMAPPIKDLKGKKVLVTGAASGIGRATANLLAAHGAELVLTDINAEQLDAVTRHVTALGAKVIASRAFDVSDYDAVVAFADEVHAAVGSLDIVMNIAGISVWGTVQNLTHEQWRKTVDINLMGPIHVIESFVPPMIAAGRGGQLVNVASAAGLLALPWHSAYSAAKFGLVGVSEVLRYDLRRYNIGVSVVCPGAVQTGLVKTVEINGVDRTNPKVNAGIDSFPKVSPEKAARAIIAGVLKNKYLVYTSFDTRFGYFWKQKFAPPYEIAMRIANDRFAYLAKISERGQAVPAEELSESGQ